The Saprospiraceae bacterium genomic interval ATCTGCCATGCCATACAAGGCCTCGAGTAGGTGATACGAGAAAGCACCGCGCCCTCCGCCCCACTGTTCGCCTTCGATGCTGTATTCATTCGGCTGACAAGACATGATCTTGATCTCATTTCCAAATTGTTTTGCGAGATTGGCTGCGGTGGCCTGAGATCCTCCAACCGAGCTACCCGCAAGTGTACCCGAACGGCAGGCATCGGTGATCACAATAACTTTGGCTTTATTTTGTATCGAAAGTGTGGACACTACTTCCTGCAACATTGGCAAAGCAAAGGCACCACCCGCCATATATACACTTGCAGGTGCATCCCAGCACAAAAGAAATCCGGGTTGTGTCAAACTTTTTTCGACATCTCCGTGTCCTGAAAAATAAATAATGGCCTGATCTCCTTCTTTGCAAACTTCCCACAACCAGTCCAAAGCATTGGCAAATTGCGCCATGGTGGCATCTTTATTGATCAGAACTTTTAAATGGTCGGGATCGAGTTTGCCGCCGCATTGGATCGAAATAACCGCAAAGGCTTCTGCATCTTTATCTGCAAAGCGAAGATCGGGTATACCGATCCTGGTAATCGGAGATGCCGACGACGACGGCGTAGGCGTTTTTAGTGATAGTTGCTGGTTGATAGTTGATAGCGGTGAGCACCCTTTGATTTGGTGTATATGCAAGAAACGGCAACATTAAAATGAATATGTCTTTCATAATTATGTTCTATTAGCCTTCCAATTTATTGGGGAAGTATCTTATTTGAAATTTAATAGAAATTCAGAAACGTTTTTATGTATAATTCCTTTGTAAGTGTTGGAATTTTGGGAGCATCCAGGCTGAGTACATATTTGGGAAATTGGTCTTTAATATCCAGTAAGTTGCCAAACCCACGGTTACGTGTTTCTTATCCAGGATTAAATAACAGACCAGAATGTATCCTGCCTTCACCATTTTTAGTCGCAATAAATCAACTTCTTTTGGTGGTTTGAAGACGCCCATTTTAATATCTAGTTACATATTCCTTAATTGGTTATAAACTACATTTTCCAATAATTTTTGAATCTCATTTATTCTAAATCCTATGATGGAATTTCCGCAATCCCATCTATTTAAAGTAATACTTTTCCTCAATTTAAAAATCTTCTACTTTTATATCCTATCTTGTACCTTATGAATAAAAAATGACTGTTGAATAAAATCAAGATAATCCGCACGGTGTTCGGAGATATGGTAAGTTTCTGGGATTTTAAAAAAATCAGCTATTTTCTTCGTGAGATACGATGCTTCTAAATTATCAGCAAGATACCTGATTAAATTTTCGAGAAAAGCAACATTGCGAATGTTGTACCGTTTAATGACATCCTTATAAAGAATCGCGGCATAAATATTGGATAAATAATCGTACACTATATGCTCCCTGAAGAGGCAGGTGGATTAAAATTCGGAAATGCCTCCCAAATCTCGAAGGTTCATAAACTTTCTGAAACTATCGTTTAGATCATGAAATCCGCAGAAATTCAACATAAGATGAATTGTTTACCTGGATTTCCGACATACCTTCCGCTTTTAATAAGGTAGCCAGTTCACGCGACAACAAATTGGCGTTGCTACCCGTAATGTAAATATCAAAATGACTATTCGAATACAACTGAAGGGCTCTCAAATTCCTGAATGTCCTGTGTTTTACATCAATGAAAATTGCATTTTTCCAGGCTTTTATCAGGAATTGTTGATCTGTACTTGATTAAATCTTATAATTCTGATTTGATCGAAATCATCTTTTCTTTATCAATATAAATAATATTGATGTTGGCGTCAGATTTTTGCATTTTATCAATCAGCTGAAGCTTGGCGATATAACTTTTACCAAATTCCGACGTTGTCCAGTTAATACCTTGATGATTGGTTTAGCCTATAAATGGCGTTATCCTGTCGAGATAAATGGGTCTTTCAATATTTGAATATTTGTCCATAGTTTTAACTATAATGCAAATATAATTATATAAGTTGTAATGTTTTCATCATAATGAATGTTTTTTGTTGGCTCAACCATTTGGTATTTTTCTTATAAATTATTCATATTCAGTTTATTAATTCGACTGGCAGGAGCACCATTTGCCTTCCCATTCATGCTTATGTAAGGGGGTATAACCAGGCAATGTGTCAAGAATGCTTTTACCGGCAATCACATCAACAACCAAGCAAAGAAGGGATGCGAGTTGCTGGTTGCCTGCCTGACCGGTAGACAGGTTCGTTGCTGGTTGTGTGACGCGCCTTTTTGTTGGGCTGAAAGACACCGGAATAGCAAACAAGTAAAGACAATTTTCTCATCAGTTTTATTTCCGCTGGTTATCCTTTGCCCGGTATCCGGGTAACAACGTCGTAATACTTCGGAAAATGCTCACACCAGAGCCCCGACCATCCGTTTCGCGGATGGGGTTGAGGAGAGGGTCGCAGAGAGAGATTTGCCATTAATCCAACTAAGATGGCTTTGATTTGTAGAGCGATTGCCTTTTCCAAACACGGGTTGACGCTTTTTCAGCGG includes:
- a CDS encoding caspase family protein produces the protein MHIHQIKGCSPLSTINQQLSLKTPTPSSSASPITRIGIPDLRFADKDAEAFAVISIQCGGKLDPDHLKVLINKDATMAQFANALDWLWEVCKEGDQAIIYFSGHGDVEKSLTQPGFLLCWDAPASVYMAGGAFALPMLQEVVSTLSIQNKAKVIVITDACRSGTLAGSSVGGSQATAANLAKQFGNEIKIMSCQPNEYSIEGEQWGGGRGAFSYHLLEALYGMADNNNDLWISLQEVGRYLEDHVSKEVAPVSQVPMTVGNRNERLAGVDETLLAALKSGKTNQMQMLSAIESRELKKMFYLNWILLQKECMHFSRKH